The Streptomyces sp. NBC_01463 DNA window CGTGACGGAGATCCGCAGATGCCCGTCGGCGTCGTGCACGTCCACCCAGATCCTGTCGGCGCCCGAGTGCTTCGCCGCGTTCGTCAGGAGCTCACTGACCGCGAAGTACGCGGCCGACTCGACCGGGGCGTCCGCACGCCCGCTCAGCTCCACATCGACCTCGGTCCGGATGGGCAGCCGCAGCGCCAGCGCCTTGACCGCGTCCCCGAGCCCACGCTCGGCGAGAACCGGCGGATGGATGCCCCGCACCAGGTCGCGCAGTTCCGTGAGCGCCTCCGCCGACGACTCGCGGGCCGTCGCAAGCAGCTTCTTCGCCTGCGCCGGGTCCTTCTCGATCAGCGCCTCGATGGTGCCCAGGTTCATGCCCATGGCGACCAGCCGGGCCTGCGCCCCGTCGTGCAGATCCCGCTCGATGCGGCGCAGTTCCGAGGCGGCGGTGTCGACCGCCTCGTGCCGGGTCTCGGTCAGCCGGTCGATGCGCAGGGCCAGTTCCTGCTCGTGCGTCGGAGCCAGCAGCGAGCGCGCGATCACGAAGTGGGTCCGCAGCAGCCGCTCGCTCAGCGCCACACCGACCGCGAAGAACGCCACGCCGGTCGCGGCGGCCACGAGCGCCGTCGCCTGGCTGTCGACCGGCACGAACGCGTACCAGTACGTGTCGTCCCTGAAGACCCGCCACAGCCCGGCCGCCAGGACGAAGCCCTCCACCGGGTAGATCATCAGCGTTGCTGCCAGCAACGCCACCACGGAGCCGGCCGTCATATCGGCCAGCAGCCACTGCATGTCCCGCCAGGTCGCCGGGTCCTTCAGCATCAGCGTGGTCCGCTCCACCTGCCCGGTGAAACCGCTGCGGACATCCTTCGGCAGCGGCCGGTACGGGACCGGGATGCGGACGTCCGACCAGGTGATGGCCAGCAGCCGCCGCTGGTTGGCGTGCTTGCGGACCGCCGCCAGCATCTGGGGGGTGGTGACGAGACCGATACCCAGCGGGATGAGGGCCATGGAGACCAGCGTCAGCACGAACAGCGTGACCGACCCCGCCAACGCGGTGATCGACAGCACCAGCCCGCGCCCAGCGGCCAGCAGCGCGGCCCTTGTCCGTCCGGTCGGCCTGTTCATATCGGTCCCTCTTCCCTTGCCGGTGCTCGTGTCAGCCCCGGTTCCCGCCCAGTCTGTCCTCTCCCGCGACCGCGGCGGCAGCCGTTTCGCCACCCGGGCGGGGTGTACCCAGCACCACCCCCGCGACCTCGCCCTACGTCGCGGGAAGAGGGGGCTTCGGCGGCTGGGGCGGCGGGCCCCGGATTCCTAGATTCATGGGTGTCCAGTCCAACGTCCAACACAGGGGGCGAACACGCCATGAGGCGTAATCTCGCGGCACGCATCGGTGTGTGGAGCGCACACCATCGCAAGACGGCCATTCTCGGCTGGCTGCTCTTCGTCGTGCTCGCAGCGGGCATCGGCGGTGCGTCCGGCATGGTCGAGATGACCGACGCGGAGAACGGCGCCGGCGACTCGGCCCGCGCCGAGCAGATCCTCTCCGACGCCGGCCTCAGCCACCGGGCGGGCGAGATGGTCATGGTGTCGTCGGCCGAGCCGGACGGCTGGCGGACCGCGGCCCAGCAGCTGACCACGGCCCTCGGGAAGACCGGTGAGGTGACCGGCCTCGCGAAGCCGGTCGCCTCCGAGGACGGCAAGGACGCCCTGATCACCTTCGAGATGAAGGGCGAGGCGGCCACCGCGTCCGACCGGGTGCAGCCCGTCCTGGACGCCGTGTCCGGGGTGCAGAAGGAACGGACGGACGTCACCGTCCACCAGTTCGGGGACGCCAGTGCCGGGAAGTGGCTCGGTGACCTGCTGACCGACGACTTCCAGAAGGCCGAGTTCACCGCCGTACCCCTGGCCCTGGGCATCCTGCTGGTCGCCTTCGGCGCCGTCGTCGCGGCGCTGCTGCCCGTCGGGCTCGCCCTGACCGCGTGCATGGCCGCCTTCGGTCTGCTGTCGCTCGCCAGCCACCAACTGCACCTCTTCCAGACCACGTACTCCGTGATGTTCCTGATGGGCTTCGCCGTCGGCGTCGACTACTGCCTCTTCTACCTGCGGCGCGAGCGGGACGAGCGGGCCGCGGGGCGCGACGCGGAGACGGCGCTGCGGATCGCCGCGGCGACCAGCGGCCGGTCCGTGCTGGTGTCCGGGCTGACCGTCATGGTCGCGATGGCCGGCATGTTCCTGTCCGGAC harbors:
- a CDS encoding sensor histidine kinase, which codes for MNRPTGRTRAALLAAGRGLVLSITALAGSVTLFVLTLVSMALIPLGIGLVTTPQMLAAVRKHANQRRLLAITWSDVRIPVPYRPLPKDVRSGFTGQVERTTLMLKDPATWRDMQWLLADMTAGSVVALLAATLMIYPVEGFVLAAGLWRVFRDDTYWYAFVPVDSQATALVAAATGVAFFAVGVALSERLLRTHFVIARSLLAPTHEQELALRIDRLTETRHEAVDTAASELRRIERDLHDGAQARLVAMGMNLGTIEALIEKDPAQAKKLLATARESSAEALTELRDLVRGIHPPVLAERGLGDAVKALALRLPIRTEVDVELSGRADAPVESAAYFAVSELLTNAAKHSGADRIWVDVHDADGHLRISVTDNGKGGAETGTGSGLSGVERRLGTFDGIMAVSSPAGGPTMVTMEIPCELS